From a single Thermothielavioides terrestris NRRL 8126 chromosome 1, complete sequence genomic region:
- a CDS encoding 60S ribosomal protein L8 → MPPKSGKKAAPAPFPQGKAGAKKAPKNPLIEKRPRNFGIGQDIQPRRNLSRMVKWPEYIRLQRQKKILSMRLKVPPAIAQFQQVLDKNTAAQAFKLLNKYRPETKAEKKERLLKEATAIKEGKTKEDVSKKPYVVKYGLNHVVGLIENKKASLVLIANDVDPIELVIFLPALCRKMGVPYAIIKGKARLGTVVHKKTAAVLAITEVRSEDKNELSKLISAVKEGYLEKNEDARKRWGGGIMGFKAQKRIEKRKKALETAIKV, encoded by the exons ATG CCTCCGAAGTCCGGTAAGAAggccgccccggcccccTTCCCTCAGGGAAAGGCTGGCGCCAAGAAGGCCCCCAA GAACCCGCTCATCGAGAAGCGGCCCCGCAACTTCGGCATCGGCCAGGACATCCAGCCCAGGCGCAACCTCTCGCGCATGGTGAAGTGGCCCGAGTACAtccgcctccagcgccaAAAGAAGATCCTCAGCATGCGCCTGAAGGTGCCCCCCGCGATTGCCCAGTTCCAGCAGGTGCTCGACAAGAACACGGCCGCCCAGGCGTTCAAGCTCCTCAACAAGTACCGCCCGGAGACcaaggcggagaagaaggagcgtCTCCTCAAGGAGGCTACGGCCATCAAGGAGGGCAAGACGAAGGAGGACGTTAGCAAGAAGCCCTACGTCGTCAAGTACGGTCTCAACCACGTTGTTGGCCTGATTGAGAACAAGAAGGCCTCTCTGGTTCTCATCGCCAACGATGTTGACCCCATCGAGCTCGTCATCTTCCTGCCCGCTCTCTGCCGCAAGATGGGCGTCCCTTACGCCATCATCAAGGGCAAGGCCAGACTCGGCACCGTCGTCCACAAGAAG ACCGCCGCTGTTCTCGCCATCACCGAGGTCCGCTCCGAGGACAAGAACGAGCTGTCGAAGCTCATCTCCGCCGTCAAGGAGGGCTACCTCGAGAAGAACGAGGACGCCCGCAAGCGGTGGGGCGGCGGTATTATGGGCTTCAAGGCCCAGAAGCGCATTgagaagcgcaagaaggCCCTCGAGACGGCCATCAAGGTTTAA